Proteins encoded by one window of Sphingomonas ginkgonis:
- the mreD gene encoding rod shape-determining protein MreD, with protein sequence MVRAALGTGRIDRGPRRLATYWPAISVVLASALSLLPIVTQTGWFPDFGLVMLLTWRMLRSDVWPSWWAGPLGFANDLLTASPIGLSIALWTGCMLLLDLSDRRTMWRDYWLEWALAALLLLGSAAFRWWIDGLAGSHLPFTHSLPSLAFSILAFPFAARLAGAIDRWRLGR encoded by the coding sequence ATGGTCCGCGCGGCGCTCGGCACCGGGCGGATCGACCGGGGACCGCGCCGGCTCGCCACCTACTGGCCGGCGATCTCGGTCGTGCTCGCCTCGGCGCTCTCGCTGCTGCCGATCGTCACCCAGACCGGCTGGTTCCCCGATTTCGGGCTGGTCATGCTGCTGACCTGGCGGATGCTCCGGTCGGACGTCTGGCCGAGCTGGTGGGCGGGCCCGCTCGGCTTTGCCAACGACCTGCTGACCGCCAGCCCGATCGGCCTCTCGATCGCGCTGTGGACGGGGTGCATGCTGCTGCTCGACCTCAGCGATCGGCGCACCATGTGGCGCGACTATTGGCTCGAATGGGCGCTGGCGGCGCTGCTGCTGCTCGGCTCCGCCGCGTTCCGCTGGTGGATCGACGGCCTCGCCGGAAGCCATCTTCCGTTCACCCATTCCCTGCCATCGCTCGCCTTTTCCATTCTCGCCTTTCCGTTCGCG